A window of Streptomyces puniciscabiei contains these coding sequences:
- a CDS encoding VOC family protein, protein MQSSVQHTRTTAVRLDHTAVLAADRRLSAEFLAAVLGLEVGAPFGPFLPVDLGNGVTLDYYEKRDEPIQPQHYAFLVPDEGFDGMIARLEALGVTYYADPHHGEPGRINRLFGGRGAYFADPAGHNMEVMTRPYVRP, encoded by the coding sequence ATGCAGAGCTCTGTTCAGCACACCCGGACGACCGCCGTCCGGCTCGACCACACCGCCGTCCTCGCCGCGGACCGCCGGCTGTCGGCGGAGTTCCTCGCCGCCGTCCTGGGGCTGGAGGTCGGCGCCCCGTTCGGGCCGTTCCTGCCGGTCGACCTCGGCAACGGGGTGACGCTCGACTACTACGAGAAGCGTGACGAGCCGATCCAGCCGCAGCACTACGCGTTCCTCGTGCCCGACGAAGGGTTCGACGGCATGATCGCCCGCCTGGAGGCGCTCGGCGTCACCTACTACGCCGACCCGCACCACGGCGAGCCCGGCCGGATCAACCGCCTCTTCGGGGGCCGTGGCGCGTACTTCGCCGACCCGGCCGGGCACAACATGGAGGTCATGACCCGGCCGTACGTCCGCCCCTAG
- the melC1 gene encoding apotyrosinase chaperone MelC1, protein MPDITRRRALTATAALAATATVATLAAPAASAAGHEHPMPMPGSFDEVYKGRRIQGRPMTTGSGGHHHDHGGGYEVLVDGVQLHVMRNADGTWISVVSHYAPVPTPRAAARAAVDELQGAPLLPFPAN, encoded by the coding sequence ATGCCCGACATCACCCGGCGCCGCGCACTCACCGCGACCGCGGCCCTCGCCGCGACGGCCACCGTGGCCACTCTCGCGGCACCCGCCGCCTCGGCCGCCGGCCATGAGCACCCCATGCCGATGCCGGGGAGCTTCGACGAGGTCTACAAGGGCCGCCGGATACAGGGCCGGCCGATGACCACGGGCTCCGGCGGTCACCACCACGACCACGGCGGCGGTTACGAGGTGCTGGTCGACGGCGTGCAGCTGCACGTGATGCGCAACGCCGACGGCACCTGGATCAGCGTCGTCAGCCACTACGCCCCGGTGCCCACCCCGCGCGCCGCCGCCCGGGCCGCGGTGGACGAGCTGCAGGGCGCCCCGCTGCTGCCCTTCCCCGCCAACTGA
- a CDS encoding lipase family protein encodes MAVPVSFDQTSSGYSLQRAYWLARAADLAYKDRAVIEEQAAQWGFDQVRHHETRFTPPFPLQDTQAYTLASDRMIVTAFRGTEPTQIKDWLTDSTTPPRPGPGGNGYVHHGFAEALESVYPAVHTTLAELRTDGQSVYFTGHSLGGALAMLAGARMYLEDPHLAADGVYTYGQPRTCDRLLAEAFHKGFGGRMYRFVNNNDIVPQLPPEPVFTHVRALRYIDSHGRLHESMPMLSALTDRATGLTADAFAPASDGLRDHFMHNYLAALEKNLD; translated from the coding sequence ATGGCCGTGCCCGTCTCGTTCGACCAGACCTCGTCCGGCTACAGCCTGCAACGCGCCTACTGGCTGGCCCGAGCGGCCGACCTGGCCTACAAGGACCGCGCCGTCATCGAGGAACAGGCGGCCCAGTGGGGCTTCGACCAGGTCCGCCACCACGAGACCCGGTTCACCCCGCCCTTCCCGCTGCAGGACACCCAGGCGTACACCCTGGCCAGTGACCGGATGATCGTCACCGCGTTCCGCGGCACCGAACCCACGCAGATCAAGGACTGGCTCACCGACTCCACCACCCCGCCGAGGCCCGGACCCGGCGGCAACGGATACGTCCACCACGGATTCGCCGAGGCCCTGGAATCGGTCTACCCGGCCGTCCACACCACCCTCGCAGAACTGCGCACCGACGGTCAGAGCGTGTACTTCACCGGGCACAGCCTGGGCGGCGCCCTCGCGATGCTGGCCGGCGCCCGGATGTACCTGGAGGACCCGCACCTGGCCGCCGACGGCGTGTACACCTACGGCCAGCCGCGCACCTGCGACCGGCTGCTCGCCGAGGCGTTCCACAAGGGATTCGGCGGCCGGATGTACCGCTTCGTCAACAACAACGACATCGTTCCCCAACTGCCGCCCGAGCCCGTCTTCACCCATGTCCGCGCCCTGCGATACATCGACTCGCACGGCCGGCTGCACGAGAGCATGCCGATGCTGTCGGCGCTCACCGACCGGGCGACCGGACTGACCGCCGACGCCTTCGCTCCCGCCTCCGACGGCCTGCGCGACCACTTCATGCACAACTATCTCGCCGCTCTGGAGAAGAACCTCGACTGA
- a CDS encoding MFS transporter, with protein MDQPAPIPQPPGPALAPPLRDRLTIPVLASGGILMAVMQTVVVPLLPDLPRLTGASAATVSWTVTATLLSGAVLTPVLGRAGDMYGKRRVLTCALALMTLGSVLCALTSDIGLLIAARALQGAAASVVPLSISILRDELPPDRRGSAVALMSSTVGIGAALGLPLAALVVQYADWHTMFWLTSALGAAGVAATWWAVKESPVREPGRFDVTGALGLAAGLVCLLLGVSQGGSWGWGSARVLGLFLGAAVVLALWWWQQLRAERPLVDLRLVGRPRVGLSHVAALLTGFAFYANSLVTAQLVQAPKATGYGLGLSIVATGLCLLPGGVTMLLFSPLSARISAARGPRTTLALGAAVIACGYAVRIADSRDLWMIIAGATVVATGTTLAYSALPTLILRAVPAGQTASANGVNVLMRTIGQATSSAAVAAVLVHHSSPVAGVATPTLHGYLLAFAMAGAVALAACAAALSIPGDGTLGGPRHATDPTRGPRDQAMEGA; from the coding sequence ATGGACCAGCCCGCCCCCATACCCCAGCCGCCCGGCCCGGCCCTCGCGCCCCCGCTGCGGGACCGGCTCACCATCCCGGTGCTGGCGTCGGGCGGCATCCTCATGGCGGTCATGCAGACCGTCGTCGTCCCCCTCCTGCCGGACCTGCCCCGGCTCACCGGCGCGTCCGCCGCGACCGTCTCCTGGACGGTCACCGCGACCCTCCTGTCCGGCGCGGTCCTCACCCCGGTGCTCGGCCGGGCCGGCGACATGTACGGCAAGCGGCGGGTGCTCACCTGCGCGCTGGCCCTGATGACCCTCGGCTCGGTGCTGTGCGCACTGACCTCCGACATCGGCCTGCTCATCGCCGCCCGCGCCCTCCAGGGCGCCGCCGCCTCGGTCGTCCCCCTGTCCATCAGCATCCTGCGCGACGAACTCCCGCCCGACCGGCGGGGCTCGGCGGTGGCGCTGATGAGCTCCACCGTCGGCATCGGCGCCGCGCTCGGCCTGCCGCTCGCCGCGCTGGTCGTCCAGTACGCCGACTGGCACACCATGTTCTGGCTGACCAGCGCCCTGGGCGCGGCGGGCGTGGCGGCGACCTGGTGGGCGGTCAAGGAGTCACCGGTGCGCGAGCCCGGACGGTTCGACGTGACCGGGGCGCTGGGGCTCGCCGCCGGCCTGGTCTGCTTGCTGCTCGGCGTCTCGCAGGGCGGCTCCTGGGGCTGGGGGAGCGCCCGGGTCCTCGGGCTGTTCCTCGGCGCCGCCGTCGTGCTCGCCCTGTGGTGGTGGCAGCAACTGCGCGCCGAACGGCCGCTTGTCGATCTGCGGCTGGTCGGCCGGCCGCGCGTCGGCCTGTCGCACGTGGCCGCCCTGCTGACCGGGTTCGCCTTCTACGCCAACTCGCTGGTCACCGCCCAGCTGGTGCAGGCGCCGAAGGCCACCGGCTACGGCCTCGGCCTGTCGATCGTCGCCACCGGTCTGTGCCTGCTGCCGGGCGGCGTGACCATGCTGCTGTTCTCGCCGCTGTCGGCCCGCATCTCGGCCGCGCGCGGCCCGCGGACCACCCTCGCGCTGGGCGCCGCCGTCATCGCCTGCGGCTACGCGGTCCGCATCGCCGACAGCCGCGACCTGTGGATGATCATCGCCGGTGCCACCGTGGTCGCGACCGGCACCACCCTCGCCTACTCGGCGCTGCCCACGCTCATCCTGCGGGCCGTCCCCGCCGGACAGACCGCCTCCGCCAACGGCGTCAACGTCCTCATGCGCACCATCGGCCAGGCCACCTCCAGCGCCGCCGTCGCCGCCGTCCTCGTGCACCACAGCAGCCCGGTCGCCGGCGTCGCGACACCCACCCTGCACGGCTATCTGCTCGCGTTCGCGATGGCCGGCGCCGTCGCCCTCGCCGCCTGCGCCGCCGCCCTGTCCATCCCCGGCGACGGCACCCTGGGCGGCCCCCGGCACGCCACGGACCCCACCCGCGGCCCCCGCGACCAGGCGATGGAGGGAGCATGA
- the melC2 gene encoding tyrosinase MelC2, with protein MTVRKSQATLTADEKKRFVSAVLELKRNGRYDEFVRTHNEFIMSDTDTGERTGHRSPSFLPWHRRFLLDFEQALQSVDPSVALPYWDWSTDRTVRASLWAPDFLGGTGRSTDGRVMDGPFAASAGNWPLTIRVDGRTFLRRSLGTAVRELPTRAEVESVLSIPAYDMAPYNSASDGFRNNLEGWRGVNLHNRVHVWVGGQMATGVSPNDPVFWLHHAYVDKLWAEWQRRHPGAGYVPAGGTPDVVDLDETMKPWNDVRPADLLDHTRFYTFDS; from the coding sequence ATGACCGTACGCAAGAGCCAGGCCACCCTGACCGCCGACGAGAAGAAGCGGTTCGTGTCCGCCGTCCTCGAACTCAAGCGCAACGGGCGCTACGACGAGTTCGTCCGCACGCACAACGAGTTCATCATGTCGGACACCGACACCGGCGAGCGGACCGGCCACCGCTCACCGTCGTTCCTGCCCTGGCACCGCAGATTCCTGCTCGACTTCGAGCAGGCGCTGCAGTCCGTGGACCCCTCGGTCGCACTGCCGTACTGGGACTGGAGCACCGACCGCACGGTGCGAGCCTCGCTGTGGGCGCCGGACTTCCTCGGCGGCACCGGTCGCAGCACGGACGGCCGGGTGATGGACGGCCCGTTCGCCGCGTCGGCCGGCAACTGGCCGCTGACCATACGCGTCGACGGCCGTACCTTCCTGCGCCGCTCGCTGGGCACGGCCGTGCGCGAGCTGCCGACGCGCGCCGAGGTGGAGTCGGTGCTGTCGATACCGGCGTACGACATGGCGCCGTACAACAGCGCCTCGGACGGCTTCCGCAACAACCTGGAGGGGTGGCGCGGGGTCAATCTGCACAACCGGGTCCACGTCTGGGTCGGCGGGCAGATGGCCACCGGGGTGTCCCCCAACGACCCGGTGTTCTGGCTGCACCACGCCTACGTCGACAAGCTGTGGGCGGAGTGGCAGCGGCGGCACCCCGGCGCGGGGTACGTGCCGGCCGGCGGCACGCCGGACGTCGTGGACCTCGACGAGACGATGAAGCCGTGGAACGACGTGCGTCCGGCGGACCTGCTGGACCACACGAGGTTCTACACGTTCGACAGCTGA
- a CDS encoding aldo/keto reductase → MDERVIGRSGQWASVIGLGTWQLGADWGDVDDKEALAVLEAAAEAGVTFFDTADVYGDGRSEETIGSFLRGRPDLHVLVATKMGRRVEQIPENYVLDNFRTWNDRSRRNLGVDRIDLVQLHCPPTPVYSSDAVFDALDTLVEEERVAAYGVSVETCAEALTAIARPHVASVQIILNPFRMKPLYEVLPAAREAGVGIIARVPLASGLLSGRYTRHTVFAADDHRTFNRHGEAFDQGETFSGVDYESGVEAAAEFAALAPEGYTPAQLALRWIMEQDGVTTVIPGARNPEQARANAAAAKLPPLPPETVTAIRELYERRIREQVEHRW, encoded by the coding sequence ATGGACGAACGCGTGATCGGCAGGTCGGGTCAGTGGGCATCGGTGATCGGACTCGGCACATGGCAGCTGGGCGCCGACTGGGGCGACGTGGACGACAAGGAGGCGCTCGCCGTCCTCGAGGCCGCGGCCGAGGCGGGCGTCACCTTCTTCGACACGGCCGACGTGTACGGCGACGGACGCAGCGAGGAGACCATCGGCTCCTTCCTGCGCGGCCGGCCCGACCTGCATGTGCTGGTGGCGACCAAGATGGGCCGCCGGGTCGAGCAGATCCCCGAGAACTACGTCCTGGACAACTTCCGTACCTGGAACGACCGCTCCCGCCGCAATCTCGGCGTCGACCGCATCGACCTGGTCCAGCTGCACTGCCCGCCGACGCCCGTGTATTCCTCCGACGCGGTGTTCGACGCCCTGGACACCCTGGTCGAGGAGGAGCGCGTCGCGGCGTACGGGGTGAGCGTGGAGACCTGCGCCGAGGCGCTGACCGCCATCGCCCGGCCGCACGTGGCGAGCGTGCAGATCATCCTCAACCCGTTCCGCATGAAGCCCCTGTACGAGGTGCTCCCCGCCGCCCGCGAGGCCGGCGTCGGCATCATCGCGCGCGTGCCCCTGGCCTCCGGTCTGCTGTCCGGCAGGTACACCAGGCACACGGTGTTCGCGGCCGACGACCACCGCACCTTCAACCGGCACGGCGAGGCCTTCGACCAGGGCGAGACCTTCTCCGGCGTCGACTACGAGAGCGGGGTCGAGGCCGCCGCCGAGTTCGCCGCGCTCGCACCCGAGGGCTACACCCCGGCCCAGCTCGCGCTGCGCTGGATCATGGAGCAGGACGGCGTGACCACGGTGATCCCCGGCGCCCGCAACCCCGAGCAGGCCCGCGCGAACGCGGCCGCGGCCAAGCTGCCGCCGCTGCCGCCGGAGACGGTCACCGCGATCCGCGAGCTGTACGAGCGGCGGATCAGGGAACAGGTCGAGCACCGGTGGTAG
- a CDS encoding ribonuclease H family protein, with amino-acid sequence MIVRMRERVVAACDGASKGNPGPAGWAWVISDGDERTPARWEAGPLGRATNNVAELTALERLLAAVEPEVPLEIRMDSQYAMKAVTTWLPGWKRNGWKTSAGKPVANQDLVVRIDALLDGRTVEFRYVPAHQVDGDPLNDFADRAASQAASVQEAAGSALGSPAPPPSPDTPKAAAPRRKAPRRTGGGASSSRTIKAKFPGRCLCGRSYAAGESIAKNAQGWGHPECRTAEA; translated from the coding sequence ATGATCGTGCGCATGCGTGAACGTGTGGTGGCCGCGTGCGACGGGGCTTCGAAGGGCAACCCCGGACCGGCCGGATGGGCGTGGGTGATCTCCGACGGCGACGAGCGGACCCCCGCCCGCTGGGAGGCCGGCCCGCTCGGCCGGGCCACCAACAACGTCGCCGAACTCACCGCCCTGGAGCGGCTGCTCGCGGCCGTCGAGCCCGAGGTACCGCTGGAGATCCGGATGGACTCCCAGTACGCGATGAAGGCGGTCACCACCTGGCTGCCCGGCTGGAAGCGCAACGGCTGGAAGACGTCCGCCGGCAAGCCCGTCGCCAACCAGGACCTCGTCGTCCGCATCGACGCGCTCCTCGACGGCCGTACGGTCGAGTTCCGCTACGTCCCCGCCCACCAGGTCGACGGCGACCCGCTGAACGACTTCGCCGACCGCGCCGCCAGCCAGGCCGCCTCCGTGCAGGAGGCCGCCGGCAGCGCGCTCGGTTCCCCCGCGCCGCCGCCCTCGCCCGACACCCCGAAGGCGGCCGCCCCGCGCCGTAAGGCGCCCCGCCGCACCGGCGGCGGAGCGTCCTCGTCGCGCACCATCAAGGCGAAGTTCCCCGGCCGCTGCCTGTGCGGCCGCTCCTACGCGGCCGGCGAGTCCATCGCCAAGAACGCGCAGGGCTGGGGCCACCCGGAGTGCCGTACCGCCGAGGCCTGA
- a CDS encoding TetR family transcriptional regulator, producing the protein MRGVSTPPAPSLSARRDAEATKAAILTAARHLLARHAHADITLKAVAERAGVSPPLIVKYFGNKDALFARVMSFDTDADALLDAPLAGLGRHMVRHVLASQRERGADPLLRIAFAPLHGDHGDILRANFRAQVTERLAARLTGPDAGLRAELAVAALVGLGVMYGIARGPHLRETDADTIADRYGPLVQAQLTPNDAPRPRG; encoded by the coding sequence ATGAGAGGCGTGAGCACTCCACCCGCACCGAGCCTGTCCGCGCGCCGTGACGCCGAGGCCACCAAGGCGGCCATCCTCACAGCGGCCCGCCACCTCCTCGCCCGGCACGCGCACGCCGACATCACGCTCAAGGCGGTCGCCGAACGCGCCGGAGTCAGCCCGCCGTTGATCGTGAAGTACTTCGGCAACAAGGACGCCCTGTTCGCCCGCGTGATGTCCTTCGACACCGACGCGGACGCCCTGCTGGACGCGCCGCTCGCCGGCCTCGGCCGGCACATGGTCCGGCACGTCCTCGCGAGCCAGCGCGAGCGCGGCGCCGACCCGCTGCTGCGCATCGCCTTCGCCCCGTTGCACGGTGACCACGGCGACATCCTGCGTGCCAACTTCCGCGCCCAGGTGACCGAACGCCTCGCCGCCCGGCTCACCGGCCCCGACGCGGGGCTGCGCGCCGAACTCGCCGTCGCCGCACTCGTCGGCCTCGGCGTGATGTACGGCATCGCACGCGGCCCGCACCTGCGCGAGACCGACGCCGACACCATCGCCGACCGCTACGGCCCGCTCGTCCAAGCCCAGTTGACGCCGAACGACGCCCCTCGCCCACGAGGGTGA
- a CDS encoding DUF6328 family protein produces MTAEGQRRGRNETEEERADRMWGDLIQEVRVAQTGVQILFGFLLTVVFQPKYATLPHADQVIYIVTVVLGACTTGALIGPVSLHRLVSGRQVKPRAVRLASRMTLVGLVMLLATMTSALLLILRVATHSTCVPVLVSLVVAWYLLWWLGLPLWTRRRHTSPSGDGDARPSGGPG; encoded by the coding sequence ATGACGGCGGAAGGACAGCGCAGGGGGCGCAACGAGACCGAGGAGGAGCGGGCCGACCGGATGTGGGGCGATCTCATCCAGGAAGTCCGCGTCGCCCAGACGGGCGTGCAGATCCTGTTCGGCTTCCTGCTGACCGTCGTCTTCCAGCCGAAGTACGCCACGCTGCCCCACGCCGACCAGGTCATCTACATCGTGACGGTCGTCCTGGGCGCCTGCACCACGGGGGCCCTCATCGGGCCGGTCTCCCTGCACCGGCTGGTCTCCGGCCGCCAGGTCAAGCCGCGGGCGGTGCGGCTGGCATCCCGGATGACCCTGGTGGGCCTGGTCATGCTGCTCGCCACCATGACGTCGGCGCTGCTGCTGATCCTCCGGGTGGCCACGCACAGCACTTGTGTGCCGGTCCTGGTGTCACTGGTCGTCGCCTGGTACCTGCTGTGGTGGCTCGGCCTGCCCCTCTGGACCCGCCGCCGGCACACGTCCCCGTCCGGCGACGGGGACGCGCGCCCGTCCGGGGGCCCCGGCTAG
- a CDS encoding SsgA family sporulation/cell division regulator, with the protein MTVFVHKTLVVQLRSEGTGRCPVLAHLRYDADDPFAVTAVFGHDGRVLACWRLDREMLSEGLVRPVGVGDVRLRPAATGAWHELRMEFLGDVRPDGGRQHAVVFAWAPAVAAFLRETHRLVPPGQERAPVDELLAEILSAG; encoded by the coding sequence GTGACCGTTTTCGTGCACAAGACCCTGGTGGTACAGCTGCGCTCGGAAGGCACCGGCCGGTGCCCCGTGCTCGCCCATCTCCGTTACGACGCCGACGACCCGTTCGCCGTCACCGCCGTCTTCGGCCACGACGGCCGGGTGCTGGCCTGCTGGCGGCTGGACCGGGAGATGCTCTCCGAGGGCCTGGTGCGGCCCGTCGGCGTCGGCGACGTACGGCTGCGGCCGGCCGCGACCGGTGCCTGGCACGAGCTGCGCATGGAGTTCCTCGGGGACGTCCGCCCGGACGGCGGCCGGCAGCACGCGGTGGTGTTCGCCTGGGCGCCCGCGGTCGCCGCGTTCCTGCGGGAAACCCATCGGCTCGTGCCGCCGGGGCAGGAACGCGCCCCCGTCGACGAGCTGTTGGCCGAGATCCTCTCCGCGGGCTGA
- a CDS encoding VOC family protein, with amino-acid sequence MAVQPEGTPCWADAMFSDVEGAKRFYGDVLGWTFGESSSEYGNYTQAYADGKAVAAVVPPMPGQEGQSQWCLYFASPDAAATSEKIRENGGEVLMEPMQVGDFGTMCLAREPSGAVFGVWQAGSHEGFEATATPGAYCWAEVFTREPEKADAFLSAIFPYRMKDIVDDAVDFRMFDVGEDTVLGRMRMTDDFPPEVPSYINVYFTVDDCDAAVARATRLGGVLRFGPMSSPFGRFAALSDPQGANFSVIDITTTEGEMPKVEEA; translated from the coding sequence ATGGCCGTGCAACCCGAGGGAACGCCCTGTTGGGCCGATGCGATGTTCAGCGACGTCGAGGGAGCCAAACGGTTCTACGGCGACGTCCTCGGCTGGACCTTCGGCGAGTCGTCGTCGGAGTACGGCAACTACACGCAGGCCTACGCGGACGGCAAGGCGGTGGCGGCCGTCGTCCCGCCCATGCCCGGGCAGGAGGGCCAGTCGCAGTGGTGCCTGTACTTCGCCTCCCCCGACGCCGCCGCCACCTCGGAGAAGATCCGGGAGAACGGCGGCGAGGTGCTGATGGAGCCGATGCAGGTGGGCGACTTCGGCACGATGTGTCTGGCCCGCGAGCCCAGCGGGGCCGTCTTCGGCGTCTGGCAGGCCGGCAGCCACGAGGGCTTCGAGGCGACGGCGACCCCGGGGGCCTACTGCTGGGCCGAGGTCTTCACCCGTGAGCCGGAGAAGGCCGACGCCTTCCTCTCCGCAATCTTCCCGTACCGGATGAAGGACATCGTGGACGACGCGGTGGACTTCCGCATGTTCGACGTGGGCGAGGACACCGTCCTCGGCCGGATGCGGATGACCGACGACTTCCCGCCCGAGGTGCCCTCGTACATCAACGTCTACTTCACCGTCGACGACTGCGACGCGGCCGTGGCCCGTGCCACCAGGCTCGGCGGTGTCCTCCGGTTCGGGCCGATGAGCAGCCCCTTCGGCCGGTTCGCGGCGCTGAGCGACCCGCAGGGCGCGAACTTCTCCGTGATCGACATCACGACCACGGAGGGCGAGATGCCCAAGGTCGAGGAGGCCTGA